The following is a genomic window from Candidatus Tanganyikabacteria bacterium.
GGTCGTGACGAACGAGAGCCAGTCGAGGCTCGGCTTCTCGACCTTGCTCGTCATGATCTCGATGATGTCGCCGTTGCCCAGAGTGGTGTCGAGGGGCACGATGCGGCCGTTGACCTTGGCGCCGGTGCAACGGTGGCCCACGCTGGAGTGAATGCGGTACGCGAAATCGATGACCGTGGCGCCGCGCTTGAGATCCAGGACATCGCCGCGAGGCGTGAACACGAAGACCTCGTCCGAGAACAGATCTTCCTTGACCGACGTGAGGAACTCCTCGGGATCCTTCATGTCGGATTTCAATTCGAGGATCTGCCGCAACCAGGTGAGCTTCTCGTCGGCCTTGGTGAGGTCGCCACCTTCCTTGTAGCGCCAGTGGGCGGCGATGCCGTATTCGGCGATCTGGTTCATCTCGGTCGTGCGGATCTGGATCTCGAACGGCTTGCCGCGTGGCCCCATCACGCTGGTGTGCAGCGACTGGTACAAGTTTGGCTTGGGCATCGCGATGTAGTCCTTGATACGGCCCGGGATGGGCCGCCAGAGGTTGTGGACGATGCCCAGGACGTGGTAGCAGTCCGGGATGCTGTCCACCAGCACGCGCAAGGCGGTAAGGTCGAAGAGATCCGTGAAGGCCTTGCCCTGGCTCTTCATCTTGTTGTAGACACTGTAGAAATGCTTCGGCCGGCCGAAAACCTTGCCCTTCACGCCGGCCGCGTCCATCTCGGACTGGATGGCTTCGCAGATCTCGGCGATGTACCGCTCGCGTTCCTCACGCTTCTCGGCGATCAAGCTCCGAATCTGCTCGTATTCCTGCGGATGCAGGTACTGGAGGGCGAGATCCTCGAGTTCCCACTTGATGCGGCCCATACCCAGGCGATGGGCGAGCGGCGCGAAGATGTCGAGGGTCTCTTGCGCGATCTCGACCTGCTTGTGCGGCGCCATGTGCTCGAGCGTGCGCATGTTGTGCAGGCGATCGGCCAACTTGACGACGATGACCCGGATGTCCTGGGCCATGGCCATGAACATCCGGCGGAAATTCTCGGCCTGGCGTTCCTGCTTGCTCGAAAACGAGAGCTTTCCCAGCTTGGTGACGCCCTCGACCAGCACGCGTACTTCCTGGCCGAAGCGCGCCTCGAGATCCTCGGGCGGCACCGGCGTGTCTTCGAGGACGTCGTGCAGGAGGCCCGCCGCGACCGTCGCGCCGTCTGCCTCCAGGCGGGCCAGGATCAGCGCCACCTCGTACGGGTGGATGATGTAGGGTTCCTGCGACTTGCGGGTCTGACCGTCATGCTGATCGCGGGCGAATTCGTAGGCGCGCCGACACAACTCCACGTCCGCTGGCGGTGCGTACGCGCAGAGGGTCTTGATCAGCTCGTCGGGCACTTCCTTGTCAGGTACCTCTCCAGATGTCGGTCAGTTTAGCGCTGGAGAGTTCCCCTTTGAACCGATCTCCGGCTAGCTACCCGGAATATACCCGGGTGCGATCAGAACGTGACTAGCGGGAAGATATCCAGTCCCTTGGCGGCGACGCGCTCGCGACCGCCCAGAAACGACAGTTCCACCAGGAAGGTGGCCTCGACGACCTCGCCGCCGGCGGCTCGGACCAGGTCGGTCGTGGCCGAGACGGTCCCGCCGGTCGCCAGGAGATCGTCCACGATGAGGATGCGGCTGCCCGTCTCGATGGCGTCCACGTGCATCTCCAGGGCATCGGTACCGTACTCCAGCTCGTACTCCTGGCGCCGCGTCTCGTACGGGAGCTTGCCCGGCTTGCGTACGGGAATGAAACCGCATTCGAGGCCGTAGGAAATCGGCGCGCCGAAGATGAAGCCGCGGGACTCGATGCCGACCACCAGATCGATGTCGAAGCGCTTGTACCGCTCCACGATGGTCTCGACGGCCAGGCGAAACACTGCCTGATCCTTCATCAGCGGCGTGATGTCCTTGAAGACTATTCCGGGCTTGGGAAAATCCGGGATGTCCCGGATGTACGTCTTGATGAGGGCGGATTGCTCAGCTGTAATCACGCCGCCATCCTAGCGCATCGGGCAGGACCCGTACAGCCGCAGGCCCGTCAGGGGAAGATGAGTACCAGGAGGCTCTCGCCGGGCAGGCTCTGGGCAATGCGGTGCGGCTTCAGGGGGACGTCAGGCAGGGAATAGAGCAACTTCAGCGACTCGCGCTCCTCGGGCGCGAAGTCCATCGGGGTGCGGCTGCTGGTCCCCTTGTTCATGAGGGTGTTCGGGCGCGGGTTGTGCTCGAGGCCGGCGGCGTGGCCCAGCTCATGCAGGGCCACGCGGTAGAAGAGCGAGTCAGAGAGACCGGACCGCAAGCGCATCTTCTCGGAGAAGTCGATCTGCAGGGTCGTCGAGGTGTAGCGGCTGACGACCCGCGCCTCGGTCTCGCCGAGCACGGTGTGGCTCGAAAACGAGGTGCTGTCGGTGACGGGGATGTCGGCCGACGCGCCATCCGAGAGCATCGAGAAGATCTTGAAGCCGACCGTGGTGTTGAGTTTCTCGACCGCGCGGCGGAAGAGGTCGCGCTGCATCTGCGGGAGCGGCCGGGCGCCGGGCGAGTAGGCGAGCGTGGCACCGGGCCAGCGCGGAGAGAACTTGGCGTCTTGCACCTCGAACTCGATGAACGGGCAGTACTGGGTAGTCGCCGCCTTGTTGGCATCCAGCGCCGTCTTGGGAACCACCTTGGCGACGAAGCTCGCCGTGGCGCCCGGCACGAGCGCGCCCGGAATCGGAGTGGGCACGGGCGGATCCTCTTCCTCGGCCGGAAACGTCAGGGTCTGCTGCGGGCCGCCCGGAAACGGCAAGGCGCAGGCAGCCAACCCGAGGGTGATGGCGGCCGGCAAGGCCAGTGACAAGGGGCGCATGGTCGTTTGCTCAGTTTATACCCGCGACTTTGCGCGGCTGACTACCGGAGGGCCCGGCGGAGAAGTTCGAGGACCGCGCCCTCGTACGCCGCCCGGTACAACCGGTGCGGGCTGCGGTCCATCTCGGACATGTGGTCGGCCTCCTTGAAGGTGAGCACCGCGGTATGCCGCGGATCCGCGGCTTGTGCGATCTCCTCCGAGTTGCTGACGGGAATCACATGGTCGCGGGTTCCGTGGATCAACAGGAGCGGCCTGGGGGAGAGCGCCGCGACGTTTCTTGCCGCGTCGCCCTGTCCCGGCAGGTGGCCAAGGTGGAACCCCAGCGCGCCCATGATCGCCAGTGCGCCCAGACCCGGCAGCGGATAGCCCCTGCCCCGCAGGTAGCCGGTGAGGCCCGACCGGACGGACGCGGGCGCGCCGTCGGAGACGACCGCCTGCACCGCCGGGTCGTGGGCGCCCTCGGCGATCGCCGCCGCCCCACCGGCACTCGTGCCAAACAGGGCGATGCGGCGGTAACCCTTCTGCCGCGCGAACGCGACCGCGCCAGCCACGTCCCGGCGCTCGTCGTCGCCGAAGCTGAACGGCGCCCGCCCGCTCTCGCCGTTGCCGCGCGTGTCGATGGCCAGCACCCCGCTGGCCTGGGCCAGCCAGTAGGTGTACTCGCGCAGCAGGTGCGCCTTGTGGCTGCGGTAGCCCGGCACCACGATCACCAGGCGGCCCTTGCCGGCCGGGTCCGGGAAGAGCCAGCCGGCGATCGGCACGTTGTCGACGGCCGCCGGAAACCGCACGGCCTCGTAGGTCATGCCGTAGTTCTCGGGACGGTCGGGGAAGGAAAACGGCTTCGGGTGCGCGATGCGCTGCGCCCCGGAGACGCCCACGACGCCCAGGTACAGCGCCAACGCAAGCGCGATCGCGCCGATCGCGGGCGGCCCGTATCTGCGCAGGGGCGCCAGGATGCGCTCGCGGACGCGAGCCCCCTTCCGGCGTTCCAGTTCGGCCTTCAACACGATCCGAAGATTCTAGAATGTTCCCGACAGCGCTTTCCGGATGTTGACGCGGCCCCAGCCGAATTGCGGATCCCAGCCTCCCGGTCCGAGATCGTCCACGGACGTGCGCAGCTTTTCCTTGAGCCGGGCGACGAGCGCCCGGTCGCGCGGCGTCGTGCTGCCCACGTACTTGGCATGGATCAGCGCCAAGGTGGCCGACACGAACGGCGCGGCCGCCGACGTGCCGTTGAACAGCTTGTAGGCCTTGGTGTAGTCGCCGCCCGTGCTCCGCGACGTGCTCCA
Proteins encoded in this region:
- a CDS encoding bifunctional (p)ppGpp synthetase/guanosine-3',5'-bis(diphosphate) 3'-pyrophosphohydrolase; the encoded protein is MPDELIKTLCAYAPPADVELCRRAYEFARDQHDGQTRKSQEPYIIHPYEVALILARLEADGATVAAGLLHDVLEDTPVPPEDLEARFGQEVRVLVEGVTKLGKLSFSSKQERQAENFRRMFMAMAQDIRVIVVKLADRLHNMRTLEHMAPHKQVEIAQETLDIFAPLAHRLGMGRIKWELEDLALQYLHPQEYEQIRSLIAEKREERERYIAEICEAIQSEMDAAGVKGKVFGRPKHFYSVYNKMKSQGKAFTDLFDLTALRVLVDSIPDCYHVLGIVHNLWRPIPGRIKDYIAMPKPNLYQSLHTSVMGPRGKPFEIQIRTTEMNQIAEYGIAAHWRYKEGGDLTKADEKLTWLRQILELKSDMKDPEEFLTSVKEDLFSDEVFVFTPRGDVLDLKRGATVIDFAYRIHSSVGHRCTGAKVNGRIVPLDTTLGNGDIIEIMTSKVEKPSLDWLSFVTTTSAKQRIRSWFKRQRREENIELGREALERELDRMRLLNLAKPEYLSEIAPKLKFQSADDVLAAIGYGEKPAVSVANLLRDTYQKPLEPFVPKTHVPAAASKRRNGTGILVEGDSGMLLHLSKCCSPVPGEPIVGLVTKTRGISIHAADCPNLAAAEGDRRVSVDWPGGDQSTFPVEIAIEVIDRVGLLKDVTAKMADTKTNIRNVEVRQSGKGKIVVVHLVIDVFDLDHLQRVLGVVGRIADVIRAYRVARGQRVRR
- a CDS encoding adenine phosphoribosyltransferase, with product MITAEQSALIKTYIRDIPDFPKPGIVFKDITPLMKDQAVFRLAVETIVERYKRFDIDLVVGIESRGFIFGAPISYGLECGFIPVRKPGKLPYETRRQEYELEYGTDALEMHVDAIETGSRILIVDDLLATGGTVSATTDLVRAAGGEVVEATFLVELSFLGGRERVAAKGLDIFPLVTF
- a CDS encoding matrixin family metalloprotease is translated as MRPLSLALPAAITLGLAACALPFPGGPQQTLTFPAEEEDPPVPTPIPGALVPGATASFVAKVVPKTALDANKAATTQYCPFIEFEVQDAKFSPRWPGATLAYSPGARPLPQMQRDLFRRAVEKLNTTVGFKIFSMLSDGASADIPVTDSTSFSSHTVLGETEARVVSRYTSTTLQIDFSEKMRLRSGLSDSLFYRVALHELGHAAGLEHNPRPNTLMNKGTSSRTPMDFAPEERESLKLLYSLPDVPLKPHRIAQSLPGESLLVLIFP
- a CDS encoding alpha/beta hydrolase, whose amino-acid sequence is MLKAELERRKGARVRERILAPLRRYGPPAIGAIALALALYLGVVGVSGAQRIAHPKPFSFPDRPENYGMTYEAVRFPAAVDNVPIAGWLFPDPAGKGRLVIVVPGYRSHKAHLLREYTYWLAQASGVLAIDTRGNGESGRAPFSFGDDERRDVAGAVAFARQKGYRRIALFGTSAGGAAAIAEGAHDPAVQAVVSDGAPASVRSGLTGYLRGRGYPLPGLGALAIMGALGFHLGHLPGQGDAARNVAALSPRPLLLIHGTRDHVIPVSNSEEIAQAADPRHTAVLTFKEADHMSEMDRSPHRLYRAAYEGAVLELLRRALR